A stretch of the Aegilops tauschii subsp. strangulata cultivar AL8/78 chromosome 4, Aet v6.0, whole genome shotgun sequence genome encodes the following:
- the LOC109738174 gene encoding uncharacterized protein — protein sequence MVSENDQQDLEFLWKWRKYLLLLATLVASVTYGAGLNPPGGVWSQDQVPGSNTAREHRAGAVHRPTPLAPAPAAVYPFRLGDPVLVSTYSRRYTAFFYCNAAAFVASLVIIMFLLDRRISNNAVGLTVLHLAMLLDLLALMAAFAAGTCRNVVASIYVSALFAIVYVAIQLRVTLRGKTPDAPANTEEKRRFKEHRKFLFLLATFATPLTYAAGLAPPGGFWSETMAGHRAGAPLLHDGRYKIRYHVFFYANATSFVASLAIIMLLMSRRLRDRLAQSKPLLACVLVELVGLMAAYAAGSCRWITTTVYIVSLIGAVLLYIVLHAAVVKGLFNFNRCGEAILPKLKSIETTITIDDGQEDKLEQSRSLVLLLATLAATVTYQAGLSPPGGVWPEGQPNHTAGNPVLHDMHPKRYMAFYHCNTAAFVASVVVIIIVESKRLSTVWGAMLLKTAMVLDLFGLTGAYVAGSCRDTTTTIYVSALAVAVFVYSIAKVVAFKAGGKLSLAMRCMQSIGNKLLSCMPSSPSSDELEILELERTRKFLLQLAILAATVTYQTGLNPPGGFWQETESKGERSLTAGDPVLLDHYGVRYQVFFYCNATGFMASVAVILLLVHQTLSKEGIRSMALQVCVIVGLLGLMGAYATGSCRKLRTSIYVFALVAAVVAFLVLEILLYLYARRRHFWFPQCLQKLQLLKPLSSAPDGRNKGKGPTYPMRKSLMLLGILAASVTYQAGLAPPGGTWGDDDTASYPSLLLAPSPPASYLSHAGNPILLDTYPKRYQAFFYCNATSFVASIVVIMLALHGTVKKGGTPFWVIHGMRAAMVLDLLGLLGAYAAGSCRDMETSAYVITLVAAVAVFITIYVILSIRRRADDDLSDEIIPVTSLL from the coding sequence ATGGTGAGCGAGAATGATCAACAAGACCTGGAGTTCCTGTGGAAGTGGCGCAAGTACCTGCTGCTGCTCGCCACGCTGGTCGCCAGCGTCACCTACGGCGCCGGCCTAAACCCGCCGGGCGGCGTGTGGTCCCAGGACCAGGTCCCAGGCAGCAACACTGCCCGAGAGCACCGCGCCGGCGCCGTCCACCGCCCGACGCCGCTGGCCCCGGCGCCGGCCGCGGTCTACCCCTTCCGGCTCGGCGACCCGGTGCTGGTGTCTACCTACTCGCGCCGGTACACCGCCTTCTTCTACTGCAACGCGGCCGCCTTCGTTGCGTCCCTGGTCATCATCATGTTTCTGCTGGATCGGCGCATCAGCAACAACGCCGTCGGCCTCACCGTGCTCCACCTTGCCATGCTGCTCGACCTGCTGGCCCTCATGGCCGCCTTTGCCGCCGGGACCTGCCGCAATGTGGTCGCGTCCATCTATGTCTCAGCGCTCTTCGCCATCGTCTACGTCGCCATCCAGCTCCGCGTGACCTTGAGGGGGAAAACGCCGGATGCGCCCGCGAACACGGAGGAGAAGAGGCGCTTCAAGGAGCATCGCAAGTTTCTCTTCCTGCTTGCCACCTTCGCGACGCCATTGACGTACGCTGCAGGGCTGGCGCCCCCGGGAGGCTTCTGGAGCGAGACCATGGCCGGGCACCGCGCCGGCGCCCCGTTGCTGCACGACGGGCGCTACAAGATCCGCTACCACGTCTTCTTCTACGCCAACGCCACCTCCTTCGTCGCCTCCCTCGCCATCATCATGCTGCTCATGAGCAGGAGGTTGAGGGACCGCCTCGCCCAGTCCAAACCACTGCTTGCGTGCGTTCTGGTGGAGCTGGTCGGCCTCATGGCCGCCTACGCCGCCGGGAGCTGCAGGTGGATCACCACCACCGTGTACATCGTCTCCCTCATCGGCGCCGTGCTCCTCTACATTGTGCTGCACGCCGCGGTCGTTAAAGGGTTGTTCAACTTCAATAGATGCGGGGAAGCCATCCTTCCAAAACTTAAGAGCATCGAAACAACAATCACCATCGATGATGGGCAGGAAGACAAGCTCGAGCAGTCGCGGTCGCTTGTTCTGCTGTTAGCCACGCTGGCGGCGACAGTGACCTACCAGGCAGGGCTGAGCCCGCCCGGCGGCGTCTGGCCGGAAGGGCAACCGAACCACACCGCGGGGAACCCGGTTCTCCACGACATGCACCCCAAGAGGTACATGGCGTTTTATCACTGCAACACGGCGGCGTTCGTGGCGTCGGTGgtcgtcatcatcatcgtcgAGAGCAAAAGGTTGAGCACCGTTTGGGGTGCCATGCTACTCAAGACTGCCATGGTACTGGACCTGTTCGGCCTCACGGGCGCCTATGTCGCCGGGAGCTGCCGggacaccaccaccaccatctaTGTGTCCGCCCTGgccgtcgccgtcttcgtctACTCCATCGCCAAGGTCGTCGCCTTCAAGGCTGGAGGCAAGCTGAGCTTGGCGATGCGGTGCATGCAAAGCATCGGTAATAAGCTTCTATCGTGCATGCCATCCTCGCCCTCGTCTGATGAGTTAGAAATATTAGAGCTCGAGAGGACGCGTAAGTTTTTGCTGCAGCTCGCCATTCTCGCTGCCACCGTCACGTACCAGACCGGACTGAACCCGCCCGGCGGGTTCTGGCAAGAGACAGAGAGCAAGGGCGAAAGGTCGCTGACCGCCGGCGACCCGGTtctcctcgaccactacggggtCAGGTACCAAGTGTTCTTCTACTGCAATGCAACGGGGTTCATGGCGTCCGTCGCCGTCATTCTCCTCCTGGTGCACCAGACATTGTCAAAGGAGGGCATTCGGAGCATGGCGCTCCAGGTCTGCGTCATTGTCGGGCTTCTGGGACTGATGGGTGCCTATGCCACAGGCAGCTGCCGGAAGCTGCGCACCTCCATCTATGTATTTGCGCTCGTTGCCGCGGTGGTCGCCTTCCTCGTCCTAGAGATCCTGTTATATTTGTACGCCAGACGTCGCCATTTCTGGTTTCCACAGTGCCTGCAGAAGCTGCAGCTGCTCAAGCCGCTTTCGTCGGCGCCGGACGGCCGGAACAAAGGCAAGGGGCCAACGTACCCCATGCGCAAGTCCCTGATGCTGCTCGGCATCCTCGCGGCGAGCGTGACATACCAGGCAGGTCTCGCGCCTCCAGGCGGCACGTGGGGCGACGATGATACCGCGTCCTACCCTTCGTTATTGCTTGCGCCATCGCCACCCGCTTCATACCTCTCCCACGCCGGCAACCCGATCCTACTCGACACTTACCCAAAACGGTACCAGGCCTTCTTCTACTGCAACGCGACATCCTTCGTAGCCTCCATCGTGGTCATAATGCTGGCGCTGCATGGCACCGTGAAGAAGGGCGGCACGCCGTTCTGGGTGATACATGGTATGCGGGCCGCCATGGTGCTGGACTTGCTCGGCCTGCTGGGCGCCTATGCCGCCGGCAGCTGCAGAGACATGGAGACATCCGCGTACGTCATCACGCTCGTTGCTGCAGTGGCGGTCTTCATCACGATCTACGTCATATTGTCGATTCGACGTCGCGCTGATGATGATCTGTCAGATGAAATAATACCGGTCACCAGTTTGTTGTAA
- the LOC109787587 gene encoding probable nicotianamine synthase 2 gives MAAQNNKEVDALVEEITGLHAAIAKLPSLNPSPDVDALFTELVTACVPPSPVDVTKLGPGAQEMREGLIRLCSEAEGKLEAHYSDMLAAFDNPLDHLGMFPYYSNYINLSKLEYELLARYVPGGIAPARVAFIGSGPLPLSSFVLAARHLPDTMFDNYDLCGAANDRTSKLFRADTDVGARMSFHTADVADLAGELGEYDVVFLAALVGMAAEDKAKVIAHLGTHMADGAALVVRGARGFLYPIVDLEDIGRGGFEVLAVCHPDDDVVNSVIIAQKSKDVHVSGLHSGRAVGGQSSRGTVPVVSPPCRFGEMVADVTQKREEFANAEVAF, from the coding sequence ATGGCTGCCCAGAACAACAAGGAGGTGGATGCCCTGGTGGAGGAGATCACCGGCCTCCACGCCGCCATCGCCAAGCTGCCGTCGCTCAACCCATCCCCGGACGTCGACGCGCTCTTCACTGAGCTGGTCACGGCGTGCGTTCCCCCGAGCCCGGTGGACGTGACCAAGCTCGGCCCGGGGGCGCAGGAGATGCGGGAGGGCCTCATCCGCCTTTGCTCCGAGGCCGAGGGGAAGCTGGAGGCGCACTACTCCGACATGCTTGCCGCCTTCGACAACCCTCTGGATCACCTCGGCATGTTCCCCTACTACAGCAACTACATCAACCTCAGCAAGCTTGAGTACGAGCTCCTGGCGCGCTACGTGCCCGGTGGCATCGCCCCTGCCCGCGTCGCCTTCATCGGCTCCGGCCCACTCCCGCTCAGCTCCTTTGTCCTGGCCGCGCGCCATCTGCCCGACACCATGTTCGACAACTACGACCTGTGCGGTGCGGCCAACGACCGTACCAGCAAGCTGTTCCGTGCGGACACGGACGTGGGCGCCCGCATGTCGTTCCACACGGCCGACGTAGCGGACCTCGCCGGCGAGCTCGGCGAGTACGACGTGGTCTTCCTGGCCGCCCTCGTCGGCATGGCCGCCGAGGACAAGGCCAAGGTGATCGCGCACCTCGGCACACACATGGCAGACGGGGCGGCCCTCGTCGTACGCGGGGCCCGCGGGTTCCTGTACCCGATCGTCGACCTCGAGGACATCGGCCGAGGCGGGTTCGAGGTGCTGGCCGTGTGCCACCCAGACGACGACGTGGTGAACTCCGTCATCATCGCACAGAAGTCCAAGGACGTCCATGTTAGTGGACTTCACAGTGGGCGTGCTGTGGGTGGACAGTCTTCTCGCGGCACGGTGCCGGTGGTCAGCCCGCCGTGCAGGTTCGGTGAGATGGTGGCGGACGTGACGCAGAAGAGAGAGGAGTTCGCCAACGCCGAAGTGGCCTTCTGA
- the LOC109787575 gene encoding 60 kDa jasmonate-induced protein-like, with protein sequence MDGSTVNRLVILFLLVLVLATSNSEHGHAGAVDAGNVVVVRVRLIGRGPDDKTTVAVQRHDLSFAGFTDGSGHWHAFPGLEHLFPTSTTLPFGSSYSDLIGGLANLPGVPLGREAMLEAIRVLSAYRPGADVEPVKRALAAMKVVMCEAQRVRPIKETLNDGWDTGARVAPEHLPYIEHWDTMSYEILRSNLTGKWDGPFTKMLETEANIRSKEEALAVVGVLRSVDFEQVIEAHASPI encoded by the coding sequence ATGGACGGATCCACCGTCAACCGACTCgtcatcctcttcctcctcgtacTTGTCCTCGCCACCAGCAACAGCGAGCATGGACACGCAGGAGCCGTTGATGCGGGcaacgtcgtcgtcgtccggGTCCGGCTAATCGGCCGCGGCCCGGATGACAAGACCACCGTCGCTGTGCAGAGACACGACCTCTCCTTCGCCGGCTTCACCGACGGCAGCGGCCATTGGCACGCCTTTCCTGGCCTTGAGCATCTCTTCCCCACGTCCACGACGCTCCCGTTCGGCAGCAGCTACAGCGACCTCATCGGCGGCCTCGCGAACCTGCCGGGCGTGCCGCTAGGGCGGGAGGCCATGCTGGAGGCCATCCGCGTGCTCTCCGCCTACCGCCCGGGGGCCGACGTGGAGCCGGTCAAGCGGGCCCTGGCGGCGATGAAGGTTGTGATGTGCGAGGCCCAGCGGGTGAGGCCCATCAAAGAGACCCTCAACGACGGATGGGACACCGGTGCCCGCGTCGCCCCCGAGCACCTGCCCTACATCGAGCACTGGGACACCATGTCCTACGAGATCCTCCGCTCCAACCTTACGGGCAAGTGGGACGGGCCCTTCACCAAGATGCTGGAGACGGAAGCCAACATTCGCAGCAAGGAGGAGGCGCTCGCCGTCGTCGGGGTGCTCCGGAGCGTCGACTTCGAGCAAGTGATTGAGGCTCACGCTTCCCCGATCTAA
- the LOC109787589 gene encoding probable nicotianamine synthase 2 translates to MAAQNNKEVDALVEKITGLHAAIAKLPSLSPSPAVDALFTELVTACVPPSPVDVTKLGPEAQEMREGLIRLCSEAEGKLEAHYSDMLAAFDNPLDHLGMFPYYSNYINLSKLEYELLARYVPGGIAPARVAFIGSGPLPFSSFVLAARHLPDTMFDNYDLCGAANDRASKLFRADTDVGARMSFHTADVADLAGELAKYDVVFLAALVGMAAEDKAKVIAHLGAHMADGAALVVRSAHGARGFLYPIVDPQDITLGGFEVLAVCHPDDDVVNSVIIAQKSKDVHVSGLRSGRAGGVQSAPATVPVVSPPCRFGEMVADMTQKREEFANAEVAF, encoded by the coding sequence ATGGCTGCCCAGAACAACAAGGAGGTGGATGCCCTGGTGGAGAAGATCACCGGCCTCCACGCCGCCATCGCCAAGCTGCCGTCGCTCAGCCCATCCCCAGCCGTCGACGCGCTCTTCACCGAGCTGGTCACGGCCTGCGTTCCCCCGAGCCCAGTGGACGTGACCAAGCTCGGCCCGGAGGCGCAGGAGATGCGGGAGGGCCTCATCCGCCTCTGCTCCGAGGCCGAGGGGAAGCTGGAGGCGCACTACTCCGACATGCTCGCCGCCTTCGACAACCCTCTGGATCACCTCGGCATGTTCCCCTACTACAGCAACTACATCAACCTCAGCAAGCTGGAGTATGAGCTCCTGGCGCGCTACGTGCCCGGAGGCATTGCCCCGGCCCGTGTCGCGTTCATTGGCTCCGGCCCGCTTCCCTTTAGCTCCTTTGTCCTCGCCGCGCGCCATCTGCCCGACACCATGTTTGACAACTACGACCTGTGTGGCGCAGCCAACGACCGTGCGAGCAAGCTGTTCCGCGCGGACACGGATGTGGGCGCGCGCATGTCGTTCCACACGGCCGACGTAGCGGACCTCGCCGGCGAGCTCGCCAAGTACGACGTGGTCTTCCTGGCCGCGCTTGTCGGCATGGCCGCCGAGGACAAGGCGAAGGTGATCGCACACCTCGGCGCACATATGGCGGACGGTGCGGCTCTCGTCGTGCGCAGCGCTCACGGGGCACGCGGGTTCCTGTACCCGATCGTCGACCCCCAGGACATCACCCTAGGCGGGTTCGAGGTGCTGGCCGTGTGCCACCCAGACGACGACGTGGTGAACTCCGTCATCATCGCACAGAAGTCCAAGGACGTGCATGTGAGTGGACTTCGCAGCGGGCGTGCTGGTGGTGTACAGTCTGCTCCAGCCACGGTGCCGGTGGTCAGCCCGCCGTGCAGGTTCGGTGAGATGGTGGCGGATATGACACAGAAGAGAGAGGAGTTTGCCAACGCCGAAGTGGCCTTTTGA